In one Fundulus heteroclitus isolate FHET01 chromosome 3, MU-UCD_Fhet_4.1, whole genome shotgun sequence genomic region, the following are encoded:
- the syt11a gene encoding synaptotagmin-11a: MADIMELGPAYAMSPVLAGFLGAGVLVLVVVVLVLLWSFCQRRYLRVTGRYKLHGDRYCDAEDPPYKFIHMLKGISIYPESLSGSKRIVRGIRRAERSDRDPAGGATARGMVLVDAENNILDVPGQLQMSHLVPPSGSGPAHSQARLERALPVRADYCCLDSSSASSSQTSSKTASPFTPASSEPEPEPNLGSLSLTVDYNFPKKALVVTIVGARGLPAIDEQAGSSDPYVKMTILPEKKHRVKTRVLRKTLDPIFDETFTFYGVAYSSLPELTLHFLVLSFDRFARDDVIGEAVVPLKGVDPSTGRVHLSQQITKRNMQCESRGELLASLSYQPVSHRLSVVVLKARHLPKMDMTGLSANPYVKVNVFYGRKRIAKKKTHVKKCTLNPVFNESFIYDIPPELLPEISVEFLVVDFDRTTKNEVLGRLLLGLHSPSPSGASHWREVCENPRRQISKWHNLSEY, from the exons ATGGCGGACATCATGGAGCTGGGACCCGCCTACG CCATGTCTCCGGTGCTGGCGGGCTTCCTTGGCGCCGGTGTTCTGGTTTTGGTCgtggtggttctggttctgctctggtCGTTCTGTCAGCGTCGGTACCTCCGGGTCACCGGACGCTACAAGCTGCACGGCGACCGGTACTGCGACGCAGAGGACCCGCCCTATAAGTTCATCCACATGCTGAAGGGGATCAGCATTTACCCAGAATCCCTCAGCGGCAGCAAGAGGATCGTCCGAGGAATCCGCCGCGCCGAGCGATCGGACCGCGACCCGGCCGGCGGCGCCACGGCCCGGGGCATGGTTCTGGTGGATGCAGAGAACAACATTCTGGACGTCCCGGGCCAGCTGCAGATGAGCCACCTGGTCCCGCCGTCCGGCTCAGGCCCCGCCCACAGCCAGGCCCGGCTGGAGCGGGCGCTACCGGTCCGCGCCGATTACTGCTGCCTGGACAGCAGCTCGGCCAGCAGCAGCCAGACCAGCAGCAAGACGGCGTCCCCTTTCACCCCCGCCTCCTCggagccagaaccagaacccaacCTGGGCTCCCTCAGCCTCACCGTCGACTACAACTTCCCCAAGAAGGCCCTGGTGGTGACCATCGTCGGGGCCCGGGGCCTGCCCGCCATAGACGAGCAGGCGGGGAGCTCGGACCCCTACGTGAAGATGACCATCTTGCCTGAGAAGAAGCACCGCGTCAAGACCCGCGTGCTGAGGAAGACCCTGGACCCCATCTTCGACGAGACCTTCACCTTCTACGGCGTCGCCTACAGCTCGCTGCCCGAGCTCACGCTGCACTTCCTGGTGCTCAGCTTTGACCGCTTCGCCCGCGACGATGTCATCGGCGAGGCCGTGGTGCCGCTGAAGGGCGTGGACCCAAGCACGGGCCGGGTCCACCTGAGCCAGCAGATCACCAAGAGGAACATGCAG TGTGAGAGTCGTGGCGAGCTGCTGGCGTCGCTCTCCTACCAGCCGGTGTCCCATCGCCTCAGCGTGGTCGTCCTGAAGGCGCGGCACCTCCCCAAGATGGACATGACGGGCCTGTCAGCCA ACCCGTACGTGAAGGTGAACGTCTTCTACGGCCGTAAACGCATCGCCAAGAAGAAGACCCACGTGAAGAAGTGCACGCTGAACCCGGTCTTCAACGAGTCCTTCATCTACGACATCCCGCCGGAGCTCCTGCCCGAGATCTCTGTGGAGTTCCTGGTGGTGGACTTCGACCGGACCACCAAGAACGAGGTGCTGGGCCGCCTGCTGCTCGGCCTCCACAGCCCGTCGCCCTCCGGCGCCTCCCACTGGAGGGAGGTGTGTGAAAACCCGCGCCGGCAGATCTCCAAATGGCACAACCTGAGCGAGTactga